GAACTCCGCCTCGTGGATCTTCTCCTCGAGGCGCCGGTACACCCGGTCCAGGTGTTCCTGTTCGACGCTGATCTCCCGGTCGCGAAGCGAGTCGTGTGCGGACTTGCCGACCGGACCGAGCGCGGTTTCCTGTTGAACCTGAGCCGCCACCGGGCCCCCTTCTGACGTGCTGGGCAGCCGTCAACCGTACGCGAAAGGGGCCCGAAGAGGCTACGCCTGCTCCGGACCCCCTCACATGTCGGCCCGCGGCCCGCTCGTTCGCACACCTCGGCCCGCGGCCCGCTCGTCCGCGCACGTCGGCCCGCGGCGTGCTCGTCCGTACGCCGCGGGGATGCTCAGGCAGGTGGGCGGATGCCTACGCGTCCACCTTCACCAGCTTCTTCCCGTCGAACGTCACGACCTCGAAGTGGTCGATCTCGTTCGGCGTGAAGGCGGCGCCACCGTGCACGTACAGCGGGTTCTTCGCCTGATCCGTCTTGGCGTTCGCGATGCCGTAGCCCCAGTTCGGGACGGCCCAGGTGGTGACCGTCTCGCGCTCGCCGTTCTTGCCGACGGCGACCAGGGAGCACTTGAGCGGACCCTTGACGTTCTTCAGCTGAAGAACGGCGTGGGTGCCCCAGTCCTTGGACTCCATCGCGACCACGGCGTTGACCTTGGTGCTCGGGTCGGTCGCCGAGTGCTTGTCGGTCATCAGCTGGAAGGCCGCCTTGGCGGGGCCGGTGGCCATCGGGTCCTGGGTACCGCTGTCGCCGCCGTTGACCGCCATCACGGTGAGCGGGCCGCCGATGATCAGCGCTGCCGCCGCCGCGACGAGGTAGAAACCGCGCCGACGCTTCTGGGCGCGCCGCTCGGAGACCTCGTCGACCAGCCGCTCGACCAGCCGTGGACTGGGTTTCGCGGACAGGGATTCGCCGATGGCCGGGGTGCCCTGGTTGCCGGGCAGGTCCGCGAGTGCGGCCAGCATCGGCTCCATGCCCGCGAGGTCGTCGAGTTGCTGGGCGCACCAGTCGCAGGTGGCGAGGTGCGCCTCGAAGGCCGTCGCCTCGGCGTCGTCCAGGATCCCGAGGGCGTAGGCGCC
The Streptomyces sp. CGMCC 4.7035 DNA segment above includes these coding regions:
- a CDS encoding anti-sigma factor family protein — protein: MSNVYGGFGNGGPGAVRGPQEGQGDIHETVGAYALGILDDAEATAFEAHLATCDWCAQQLDDLAGMEPMLAALADLPGNQGTPAIGESLSAKPSPRLVERLVDEVSERRAQKRRRGFYLVAAAAALIIGGPLTVMAVNGGDSGTQDPMATGPAKAAFQLMTDKHSATDPSTKVNAVVAMESKDWGTHAVLQLKNVKGPLKCSLVAVGKNGERETVTTWAVPNWGYGIANAKTDQAKNPLYVHGGAAFTPNEIDHFEVVTFDGKKLVKVDA